One window of Elaeis guineensis isolate ETL-2024a chromosome 11, EG11, whole genome shotgun sequence genomic DNA carries:
- the LOC140852381 gene encoding uncharacterized protein, whose amino-acid sequence MWLVAKRYSQKEGIDFSEIFSPIIKHTSIRMLLSIIAAQNLKLKQMNVKRAFFHRHLKESIYIEQLLGFREPGPEGKVGYHLRSEPGQQIHGAAWQGAPTSTDGDLQRSCLQPIMALSTTEVEYIGITEAVKEALWLKGLVLEMGLTQGAIRVHCDSQNPFTPNEYNTL is encoded by the exons ATGTGGCTAGTGGCCAagagatactcccagaaggaaggcatcgacttcagtgagattTTCTCTCCCATCATTAAGCATACTTCCATCAGGATGCTACTGAGTATTATAGCAGCTCAGAACTTAAAGCTGAAGCAGATGAATGTCAAGAGAGCATTCTTCCATAGGCATCTAAAGGAGAGCATCTACATAGAGCAGCTACTTGGGTTTCGAGAGCCAGGACCAGAAGGAAAG GTTGGATATCACCTACGCAGTGAGCCAGGTCAGCAGATTCAcggtgcagcctggcagggagcaccgACAAGTACTGATGGGGATCTTCAG AGATCATGTCTTCAGCCCATCATGGCCTTATCCACcactgaggtggagtacattggcATTACGGAGGCAGTGAAGGAGGCCCTATGGTTGAAGGGCTTGGTGTTGGAGATGGGCCTCACACAAGGGGCCATCAGGGTGCACTGCGACAGTCAAA atccatttacacccaatgagtacaATACCCTCTGA